One genomic region from Roseofilum casamattae BLCC-M143 encodes:
- a CDS encoding helix-turn-helix domain-containing protein, with protein sequence MPAKRYIVSLTEEERQELEKLTKTGKAAARKINHARILLKADINQSGGGWKDSEIASALDVSIRTIERVRQRWMEEGLEKAINPRPHPESKLKKIDGETEAHLIALACSPAPEGYS encoded by the coding sequence ATGCCAGCCAAACGATATATAGTGTCTCTGACAGAGGAAGAACGGCAAGAGTTAGAAAAACTGACGAAAACCGGAAAAGCAGCAGCCCGAAAAATTAATCATGCACGAATATTACTGAAAGCAGATATAAATCAATCGGGAGGAGGATGGAAAGATAGTGAAATCGCGTCAGCTTTAGATGTGAGTATAAGAACGATTGAAAGAGTGCGACAAAGATGGATGGAAGAAGGTTTAGAAAAAGCCATCAATCCCCGGCCTCACCCAGAATCAAAACTAAAAAAAATAGATGGAGAAACGGAAGCGCATTTAATCGCGTTAGCCTGTTCTCCAGCTCCTGAAGGATATAGTA